In the genome of Meiothermus sp. QL-1, one region contains:
- a CDS encoding PD40 domain-containing protein — protein MHRWLSLVLLFSLGWAQFNPTQAWFTLRTEHFDIHYHQGLERVAAEAALHAERAYALLREEFEPPPNRLNLVLGDVGDVLNGFADPTQNLVGIYTAQFRMADWFNPRLSSWWETVIFHEVAHLFDLTQVRGPLRESTRIFGQLPAQSAIKPFPFVEGTVLYLKYKKLGASRLNDATTRMVLRQMVLSGRFPSLDEIRQAYSRTTWPPLGLLAYNYGAWLVKYLEVRFGPDAYRRFTEANAGMLALKDFNEPFVRAFGLSLDQLYADFLRWLPGEFAEEIARIRAQGLTQAEKLTHLGFYSEGATDSASGLVYAQSSPLRSGLRLVANAQDRELLSGLARHPEWSPDGRYLLYVASRREGRYHLSDLYQYDRLEGRVKRLTREERVYYARYAPDGKSIFLAKNTPDGSTELARYFIDLERIQPLRSFPHQDGVIHSFAVAPDGNTLVLALLRRGGFQDLYRYTLATGALEALTQDRNVEADPVFSPDGQYVIYSSDAGGVYNLYAYRLADGAVFQVTNLLTGAYQPAIAHTRQQIIFSGYDETGYNLYRMPYDPSSWRRVELSREPLPPFQPPAPAQGEPYNPLAYLRPLYWLPLGPEGPGVSFGAADPVGLHAYALRLGFGGGLGGVFYGLTYQYAGLGFPLQLRLLGAMGQDAQGVGALFPTPEGGLELQYTRTSLLEPALDPTRNTVTHAFTLGLSAGQQSAADLSRSLARLRLLGTAFLREGSPDWRYRVQGAFGLQFRLPLEASHVIGLRVGGGLTTSPLAYDAFDLGVSPLVLGERPVLSVRGYGPGRLVGAQALVGSLEYRLPPLAIERGLGNWPLFFDDLSLSLFLDAGVAGSPLDLSQVRFSLGAELRLGLTLFYLAPGSSLAVGAAQGLGEVGPRFYLGLVLPGL, from the coding sequence ATGCACCGCTGGCTTTCCCTGGTGCTGCTGTTTTCCCTGGGCTGGGCCCAGTTCAACCCCACCCAGGCCTGGTTCACCCTGCGCACCGAGCACTTCGACATCCACTACCACCAGGGCCTGGAGCGGGTGGCGGCCGAGGCCGCGTTGCACGCCGAGCGGGCCTACGCCCTGCTGCGGGAAGAATTCGAGCCGCCCCCCAACCGGCTCAACCTGGTGCTGGGCGACGTGGGCGACGTTCTCAACGGTTTCGCCGACCCCACCCAGAACCTGGTTGGTATCTACACCGCGCAGTTCCGCATGGCCGACTGGTTCAACCCGCGCCTTTCCTCCTGGTGGGAGACGGTTATCTTCCACGAGGTGGCCCACCTTTTCGACCTGACCCAGGTGCGGGGCCCCCTCAGGGAGTCGACCCGTATCTTCGGCCAGCTCCCGGCCCAAAGCGCCATCAAACCCTTCCCCTTCGTGGAGGGGACGGTGCTTTACCTGAAGTACAAAAAGCTCGGGGCCTCGCGGCTGAACGATGCCACCACCCGCATGGTGCTGCGGCAGATGGTTCTCTCGGGGCGCTTTCCCAGCCTGGACGAGATCCGCCAGGCCTACAGCCGCACTACCTGGCCCCCGCTGGGCCTGCTGGCCTACAACTATGGTGCTTGGCTGGTGAAGTACCTGGAGGTGCGTTTCGGCCCGGACGCCTACCGCCGCTTCACCGAGGCCAACGCTGGGATGCTGGCTCTCAAGGACTTCAACGAGCCCTTTGTCCGGGCTTTTGGGCTCTCGCTGGACCAGCTCTATGCCGACTTTTTGCGCTGGCTTCCGGGAGAGTTTGCCGAGGAGATAGCCCGGATTCGCGCCCAGGGCCTTACCCAGGCAGAGAAGCTTACCCACCTGGGTTTCTACAGCGAGGGGGCCACCGATTCAGCGAGTGGCCTGGTCTATGCCCAAAGTTCACCGCTGCGCAGCGGGCTACGCCTGGTGGCAAACGCCCAGGACCGTGAGCTTTTGAGCGGTTTGGCCCGCCACCCCGAGTGGTCGCCGGATGGGCGCTACCTGCTCTATGTGGCCTCTCGGCGCGAGGGGCGGTACCACCTGAGCGACCTCTACCAGTACGACCGCCTGGAGGGCCGGGTAAAGCGCCTTACCCGGGAGGAGCGGGTGTATTACGCCCGCTATGCCCCCGACGGCAAGAGCATCTTTTTGGCCAAGAACACCCCGGACGGCTCCACCGAACTGGCCCGCTACTTCATCGACCTGGAGCGCATCCAGCCGCTGCGCAGCTTTCCTCACCAGGACGGGGTCATCCACTCCTTTGCGGTGGCCCCAGACGGCAACACCCTGGTGCTCGCTTTGCTGCGGCGGGGGGGGTTCCAGGACCTCTACCGCTATACCCTGGCCACGGGGGCGCTGGAGGCCTTGACCCAGGACAGAAACGTGGAGGCCGACCCGGTCTTCAGCCCCGATGGGCAGTACGTGATCTATAGCAGCGACGCAGGGGGGGTGTACAACCTCTACGCCTACCGCTTGGCCGACGGCGCGGTTTTTCAGGTGACCAACCTGCTCACCGGGGCCTACCAGCCGGCCATAGCCCACACCCGCCAGCAGATCATCTTTAGCGGCTACGACGAGACGGGGTACAACCTCTACCGAATGCCCTACGACCCCTCGAGCTGGCGGCGGGTGGAGCTTTCCCGCGAACCCCTGCCTCCCTTCCAGCCCCCAGCGCCCGCCCAGGGGGAGCCCTACAACCCCCTGGCCTACCTGCGGCCGCTTTACTGGTTGCCCCTGGGGCCGGAGGGGCCGGGGGTCTCGTTCGGGGCGGCCGACCCGGTGGGCCTTCACGCCTATGCGCTGCGGCTGGGCTTTGGTGGGGGCCTGGGGGGGGTCTTTTACGGCCTTACCTACCAGTATGCGGGGCTGGGGTTTCCTTTGCAGCTCCGCCTGCTGGGGGCAATGGGGCAGGATGCCCAGGGTGTGGGCGCTTTGTTCCCCACCCCAGAAGGCGGCCTGGAGCTGCAGTACACCCGCACCAGCCTGCTCGAGCCTGCCCTTGACCCCACCCGAAACACCGTGACCCACGCCTTCACCCTGGGGCTTTCCGCCGGCCAGCAGAGCGCGGCGGACCTCTCCCGCAGCCTGGCCCGCTTGCGCCTGCTGGGCACCGCTTTCCTGCGGGAGGGCAGCCCGGACTGGCGCTACCGGGTGCAGGGGGCCTTTGGGCTGCAGTTTCGTCTGCCGCTGGAAGCCTCGCATGTGATTGGGCTGCGGGTGGGGGGTGGTCTGACCACCTCGCCTTTGGCCTACGACGCCTTCGACCTGGGGGTCTCCCCCTTGGTGCTGGGGGAGAGGCCGGTGCTCTCGGTGCGGGGGTATGGGCCGGGGCGGCTGGTGGGGGCCCAGGCCCTGGTGGGCTCGCTCGAGTACCGCCTGCCGCCCCTGGCCATCGAGCGGGGCCTGGGCAACTGGCCCCTCTTTTTCGATGACCTGAGCCTCTCGCTCTTTCTGGACGCCGGGGTGGCTGGCTCGCCGCTGGACCTCTCCCAGGTCCGTTTCTCCTTAGGCGCAGAGCTGCGGCTGGGCCTGACCCTGTTCTACCTGGCCCCGGGCTCGAGCCTGGCCGTGGGGGCTGCGCAGGGCCTGGGGGAGGTGGGGCCCCGGTTCTACCTGGGCCTGGTGCTCCCGGGCCTTTAG
- the galE gene encoding UDP-glucose 4-epimerase GalE: MNVLVVGGAGYIGSHTAKALHRAGFTPVVFDNLVYGHRWAVRWGPFVEADLADKAAILEALRRYRIEAVIHFAAYAYVGESMQNPAKYFRNNVAHMLNLLEAMVEVGVQPIVFSSSCATYGIPHAVPIREDFPQAPINPYGETKLMGERMLKWFGVGHGLRWVALRYFNASGADPEGELGEVHDPETHLIPLVIDAALGRRPPVRIFGTDYPTPDGTAIRDYIHVDDLASAHVRALQYLLEGGEPVALNLGTGQGTSVREVIRAVERVALRPVPAEEAPRRPGDPPVLVADPSLAKKVLGWEARYQEIVDIVRTAWNFAIRHSRVSSA; the protein is encoded by the coding sequence ATGAACGTACTGGTCGTTGGCGGCGCCGGTTACATCGGCAGCCATACCGCAAAAGCCCTACACCGAGCCGGGTTCACCCCGGTGGTCTTCGACAACCTGGTCTACGGCCACCGCTGGGCGGTGCGCTGGGGGCCCTTCGTGGAGGCTGACCTGGCCGACAAGGCTGCCATCCTGGAGGCCCTGCGGCGCTACCGCATCGAGGCAGTGATCCACTTCGCCGCCTACGCCTACGTGGGCGAGTCCATGCAGAACCCGGCCAAGTACTTCCGCAACAACGTGGCCCACATGCTGAACCTGCTCGAGGCCATGGTGGAGGTGGGGGTGCAACCTATCGTCTTCTCCTCTTCCTGCGCCACCTACGGCATCCCCCACGCCGTGCCCATTCGCGAGGACTTCCCCCAGGCCCCCATCAACCCCTACGGCGAGACCAAGCTCATGGGCGAGCGGATGCTCAAGTGGTTTGGGGTAGGCCATGGGCTTCGCTGGGTAGCGCTGCGCTACTTCAACGCCAGCGGGGCCGACCCTGAGGGCGAGCTGGGCGAGGTGCACGACCCCGAGACCCATCTGATTCCCTTGGTGATCGATGCCGCCCTGGGCCGCCGCCCCCCAGTCAGAATCTTCGGCACCGACTACCCCACCCCGGACGGCACCGCCATCCGCGACTACATCCACGTCGACGACCTGGCCTCGGCCCATGTGCGGGCCCTGCAGTACCTCCTGGAGGGGGGTGAGCCGGTGGCCCTCAACCTCGGGACCGGCCAGGGAACCAGTGTGCGGGAGGTCATCCGGGCGGTGGAGCGGGTGGCCCTCCGGCCGGTGCCGGCCGAGGAGGCCCCTCGCCGCCCCGGCGACCCACCGGTGCTGGTGGCCGACCCGAGCCTCGCCAAAAAGGTCCTGGGCTGGGAGGCCCGCTACCAGGAGATTGTGGATATCGTGCGCACCGCCTGGAACTTCGCTATCCGTCATTCCCGGGTGTCCTCAGCTTGA
- a CDS encoding UDP-glucose/GDP-mannose dehydrogenase family protein: MKSLNVAVIGTGYVGLTTGVTLAYLGHQVTCVDVDPQKLALLRAGKAPIYEPGLEELMQAARSNLRYTESYAEAVPQADVIFIAVGTPSLPDGSPDLQYVQAAARGIGEHLGPRFAVVVNKSTVPIGSGNWVEALVQEAYEARNGKKARAPFAVASNPEFLREGSAIHDSLYPDRIVVGAEDPRALEVLYNLYRPLVEQSFPAPTFAPRPERMEAVPLIATDLASAELIKYAANAFLSVKISFINEIANLAERVGADITQVARGIGLDSRIGTRFLQAGVGWGGSCFGKDTAALIATGQEYGLAMPIVQAAREVNYRQRERIVEKLQRELKILKGRVIGLLGLAFKPNTDDLRDAPALDIARRLLERGARVRAHDPVALENARRSYPDLGIVYLDDPLELAEGADALVLVTEWRHYRELDWAGLAQIMRRPLVVDGRNFLDRKALVQAGFRYVGVGVAGAEEVQAPSAVAEG; encoded by the coding sequence ATGAAGTCGCTAAACGTTGCGGTAATTGGCACCGGGTACGTGGGCCTCACCACCGGGGTTACCCTGGCCTACCTGGGCCATCAGGTGACCTGTGTGGATGTGGACCCCCAAAAGCTGGCCCTATTGCGGGCCGGCAAGGCCCCCATCTACGAGCCCGGCCTGGAGGAACTTATGCAGGCTGCCCGGAGCAACCTTCGCTACACCGAAAGCTACGCCGAGGCTGTTCCCCAGGCGGATGTCATCTTCATCGCGGTGGGCACCCCCTCCCTGCCGGACGGCAGCCCCGACCTGCAGTACGTGCAGGCTGCCGCTCGAGGCATCGGCGAGCATCTGGGGCCCCGGTTTGCGGTGGTGGTGAACAAGTCCACCGTGCCTATTGGGAGCGGAAACTGGGTGGAGGCCTTGGTACAGGAGGCCTACGAGGCCCGAAACGGCAAAAAGGCCCGGGCCCCGTTCGCCGTGGCCTCCAACCCCGAGTTCTTGCGCGAGGGCTCGGCCATTCACGACTCACTTTATCCCGACCGGATTGTGGTGGGGGCTGAGGATCCTAGGGCCTTGGAGGTGCTTTACAACCTATACCGACCCCTCGTAGAGCAAAGCTTTCCCGCCCCTACCTTCGCCCCCCGGCCCGAGCGCATGGAGGCGGTACCGCTGATTGCCACCGACCTGGCCTCGGCTGAGCTGATCAAGTATGCGGCCAACGCTTTCTTATCGGTGAAGATCAGCTTTATCAACGAGATCGCCAACCTGGCCGAGCGGGTGGGGGCCGACATCACCCAAGTTGCGCGGGGTATCGGGCTGGATAGCCGCATTGGCACGCGCTTCTTGCAAGCTGGGGTAGGCTGGGGGGGAAGCTGCTTCGGCAAGGACACCGCGGCCCTAATCGCCACCGGCCAGGAGTACGGTCTTGCTATGCCCATCGTGCAGGCTGCGCGGGAGGTCAACTACCGCCAGCGCGAGCGAATAGTGGAGAAGCTGCAGCGGGAGCTCAAGATTCTCAAAGGGCGCGTGATCGGCCTGCTGGGGCTGGCCTTCAAGCCCAACACCGACGACCTGCGCGACGCACCTGCGCTGGACATCGCCCGCCGCCTGCTGGAACGGGGGGCCCGGGTGCGGGCCCACGACCCGGTGGCCCTGGAGAACGCCCGGCGGAGCTACCCCGACCTGGGCATCGTCTACCTGGACGACCCCCTCGAGCTGGCCGAGGGGGCCGATGCGCTGGTGCTCGTCACCGAGTGGCGCCACTACCGCGAGCTGGATTGGGCTGGGCTGGCTCAAATCATGCGCCGGCCCTTGGTGGTAGACGGGCGCAACTTCCTGGATAGAAAAGCGCTGGTCCAGGCCGGTTTCCGCTACGTGGGGGTAGGGGTGGCTGGGGCTGAGGAAGTACAAGCACCCAGCGCGGTGGCGGAGGGCTAA
- a CDS encoding lysophospholipid acyltransferase family protein — protein sequence MHPPSLAPRTLRQRLGFWALRLLGWTPVLAPPPGQKFVLVGYPHTSNWDFLFALLWGLASGTRFRWVGKKELFPPLLGWVMRGLGGIPVDRGRVGGDFVKQVARLFAGYDNLWVVVAAEGTRSRAAHWRTGFYYMALEAKVPIALAYLDRTTREVGVGGYLVPTGDLEADFERIRAFYQGKVGLRPERQSPIRLKLRTPGNDG from the coding sequence ATGCACCCCCCCTCCCTTGCGCCCCGCACCCTAAGGCAGCGCCTGGGCTTTTGGGCCCTGCGGCTTTTGGGCTGGACCCCGGTTCTGGCCCCCCCTCCGGGGCAAAAGTTCGTGCTGGTGGGCTACCCCCACACCTCCAACTGGGACTTCCTCTTTGCCCTCTTGTGGGGGCTGGCCTCGGGCACCCGCTTTCGCTGGGTGGGGAAGAAGGAGCTCTTTCCCCCCCTTCTGGGCTGGGTCATGCGGGGCCTAGGGGGGATTCCGGTGGACCGAGGGCGGGTAGGGGGCGATTTTGTGAAGCAGGTGGCCCGCCTTTTTGCGGGCTACGACAATCTCTGGGTGGTGGTGGCGGCTGAGGGGACCCGCAGCCGGGCAGCCCACTGGCGGACTGGGTTCTACTACATGGCCCTGGAGGCAAAGGTGCCCATCGCCCTAGCCTATCTGGACCGGACCACCCGGGAGGTGGGGGTGGGGGGGTATCTGGTGCCAACGGGCGACCTCGAGGCCGACTTCGAGCGGATTCGGGCTTTCTACCAGGGCAAAGTGGGGCTCAGGCCCGAGCGCCAGAGCCCCATTCGGCTCAAGCTGAGGACACCCGGGAATGACGGATAG
- a CDS encoding ABC transporter substrate-binding protein, with the protein MLVLLALALGGLALGQQRVTIDFWHSMGGVLGEATEALVRDFNASQNRITVRSQFVGSYDDGLNKLRAALQAGGQGRPHVIQVYDIGARFMADSGAVLPLEDLARANNFDLSQFVPQPRNYYTVDGKLYGLAFNSSNPILYFNAQALEQAGIPYRNTWSLADLEEAARKLTIKDASGRTVRFGLTMPIDSWFVEQFSYNSGQFFCNNENGRKARATEVTFNNPAAVALLDMWGRLVREGVMANTGRNWADSQSLFAQGNAAIAVYSTASLTGVLRQIGGRFPLRTAFYPYLNERNGTAIGGAAVYLLRGFSEAETQAAWEFIRYLLRPETQAKWIIGTGYFPVVKGVVELPSVRQAYVRQPNYTTALRQLETSKVNTASAGCLMGGFTEIRQIVQSAIEETIRGKPAKQALDEAKQRADQVLARYNASVRP; encoded by the coding sequence ATGCTCGTGCTGTTGGCGCTGGCCCTGGGGGGTTTGGCCCTGGGGCAGCAACGGGTCACCATCGACTTCTGGCACTCCATGGGCGGGGTGCTGGGCGAGGCCACCGAGGCTTTGGTCAGGGATTTCAACGCCTCGCAGAACCGGATTACCGTGCGTAGCCAGTTTGTGGGCTCCTACGACGACGGCCTTAACAAGCTCAGGGCCGCGCTCCAGGCCGGCGGGCAGGGGCGGCCCCATGTGATCCAGGTCTACGATATCGGCGCGCGTTTCATGGCTGACTCCGGCGCGGTGCTGCCGCTGGAGGACCTGGCCCGGGCCAACAACTTCGACCTCTCCCAGTTCGTGCCCCAGCCGCGCAACTACTACACCGTGGACGGCAAGCTCTACGGCCTGGCCTTCAACAGCTCCAACCCCATCCTCTACTTCAACGCCCAGGCCCTGGAGCAGGCCGGCATCCCCTACCGCAACACCTGGAGCCTGGCCGACCTGGAGGAGGCGGCCCGCAAGCTCACCATCAAGGATGCCTCGGGCCGAACGGTCCGTTTTGGCCTGACCATGCCCATCGATAGCTGGTTCGTGGAGCAGTTCAGCTACAACTCGGGCCAGTTCTTCTGCAACAACGAGAACGGGCGTAAGGCCCGGGCCACCGAGGTCACCTTCAACAACCCCGCAGCGGTGGCCCTTTTGGACATGTGGGGCCGGCTGGTGCGGGAGGGGGTAATGGCCAACACCGGGCGCAACTGGGCCGACAGCCAGAGCCTCTTTGCCCAGGGCAACGCGGCCATCGCGGTCTACTCCACGGCCTCCCTGACCGGGGTTTTGCGCCAGATTGGGGGCCGCTTTCCCCTGCGCACGGCCTTTTACCCCTATCTGAACGAGCGCAACGGCACTGCAATTGGGGGGGCTGCGGTCTATCTGCTGCGCGGCTTCAGCGAGGCCGAGACCCAGGCCGCCTGGGAGTTCATCCGCTACCTCCTGCGCCCCGAGACCCAGGCCAAGTGGATTATCGGCACCGGCTACTTCCCGGTGGTAAAGGGGGTGGTGGAGCTGCCCAGCGTGCGCCAGGCCTACGTGCGCCAGCCCAACTACACCACGGCCCTCAGGCAGCTCGAGACCTCCAAGGTCAACACGGCCTCGGCGGGTTGCCTGATGGGCGGCTTCACCGAAATCCGCCAGATCGTGCAGTCGGCCATCGAGGAGACCATTCGGGGTAAGCCGGCCAAGCAGGCTCTGGACGAGGCCAAGCAGCGGGCCGACCAGGTGTTGGCCCGTTACAACGCCAGCGTGCGGCCCTGA
- a CDS encoding sugar phosphate isomerase/epimerase, giving the protein MEKPLPVLGLALPGELLPAYRDWLWEHGGRDLEIQDPARPEVLDGDWKPRVAQLRELLAGYPGRIGIHGPYDGLWMASSDPYVRRMVAERYRQGLEFAAELGASHMVIHSPFLFFGHPQMVHAPSNGLARELEFAHDTLAAVLPLARDLGLTLVIENVRDTNPAPLLVLVRSFDSEHVRLSLDVGHAYLMQQIGGPSPDQWVREAGPLLGHLHLQDNDGLLDRHWPPGEGGIRWGALFRALAELEVRPRLILEVRHERLAEAAAWLVGQGLAR; this is encoded by the coding sequence ATGGAAAAGCCCCTGCCCGTCCTTGGTCTGGCCCTCCCCGGCGAGCTTTTGCCCGCCTACCGCGACTGGCTCTGGGAGCACGGGGGACGCGACCTGGAGATTCAGGACCCGGCCCGCCCCGAGGTGCTGGATGGCGACTGGAAGCCGCGGGTGGCCCAGCTCAGGGAGCTTTTGGCAGGCTACCCCGGGCGGATTGGCATCCACGGTCCCTACGATGGCCTCTGGATGGCCTCCTCCGACCCCTACGTGCGGCGGATGGTGGCTGAGCGGTACCGCCAGGGGCTCGAGTTCGCCGCGGAGCTGGGGGCCAGCCACATGGTCATCCACAGCCCCTTCCTCTTCTTCGGCCACCCCCAGATGGTCCATGCGCCCTCGAACGGGCTGGCCCGCGAGCTCGAGTTCGCCCATGACACCCTCGCCGCCGTGCTTCCGCTGGCCCGCGATTTGGGCCTAACCCTGGTCATCGAGAATGTCCGCGACACCAACCCCGCCCCGCTGCTGGTCCTGGTGCGCTCCTTCGACTCGGAGCACGTGCGCCTCAGTCTGGATGTGGGCCACGCCTATTTGATGCAGCAGATTGGGGGACCCTCCCCCGACCAGTGGGTGCGGGAGGCGGGCCCCCTGCTCGGACACCTGCACCTGCAGGACAACGATGGCCTTCTGGACCGGCACTGGCCCCCAGGGGAGGGGGGGATTCGTTGGGGGGCGCTTTTCCGGGCGTTGGCGGAGCTCGAGGTTCGCCCCCGGCTCATCCTGGAGGTGCGGCACGAGCGGCTGGCCGAGGCCGCGGCCTGGCTGGTGGGCCAGGGTTTGGCGCGCTAG
- a CDS encoding UDP-glucuronic acid decarboxylase family protein, whose amino-acid sequence MRILLTGVAGFLGSHLAERLLREGHQVVGVDNFASGQRQNVAYLSGFPGFSFVEADAAKPLAVEGPLDWVMHFASPASPPRYLKLPIETLLVNAEGTRHLLELAQAKGARFFLASTSEVYGDPLVHPQPESYWGNVNPIGPRSIYDESKRYAEALTLAYHRSRGIPVRIIRIFNTYGPRMDPLDGRVVTNFITQALKGEPLTIYGEGRQTRSFQYVDDLIEGIRRLMEVDYPEPVNLGNPEEYTMLELAQLVLELTGSRSTLVHVPLPQDDPKQRRPDITLAQRLLGWQPRVPVREGLARTIAYFREVLGSPALG is encoded by the coding sequence GTGCGCATTCTCCTGACCGGCGTGGCAGGCTTTCTGGGGAGCCACCTGGCCGAGCGCCTTCTGCGTGAAGGACACCAGGTGGTGGGGGTGGACAACTTCGCCAGCGGCCAGCGGCAAAACGTGGCCTACCTCTCGGGCTTTCCCGGCTTCAGCTTCGTCGAGGCCGACGCGGCTAAACCCCTGGCGGTTGAGGGGCCGCTGGACTGGGTGATGCACTTCGCCTCCCCAGCCTCCCCCCCCCGCTACCTGAAGCTGCCCATCGAAACCCTTTTGGTGAACGCCGAGGGCACCCGACACCTGCTCGAGCTGGCCCAGGCCAAAGGGGCGCGGTTCTTCCTGGCTTCCACCAGCGAGGTCTACGGCGACCCTCTGGTCCATCCCCAGCCTGAAAGCTACTGGGGCAACGTCAATCCCATCGGTCCCCGTTCAATCTACGACGAGTCCAAGCGCTACGCCGAGGCCCTGACCCTGGCCTACCACCGCAGCCGGGGCATACCGGTGCGCATCATCCGCATTTTCAACACCTACGGCCCCCGCATGGACCCCTTGGACGGACGGGTGGTCACCAACTTCATCACCCAGGCCCTGAAGGGCGAGCCCCTTACCATCTACGGCGAGGGGCGGCAGACCCGCAGCTTTCAGTACGTGGACGACCTAATCGAGGGCATCCGACGGCTTATGGAGGTGGACTACCCCGAACCCGTAAACCTGGGCAACCCGGAGGAGTACACCATGCTCGAGCTGGCCCAGCTGGTGCTCGAGCTCACCGGGAGTCGTTCTACCCTGGTCCACGTGCCCCTACCCCAGGACGACCCCAAGCAGCGCCGCCCCGACATCACCCTGGCCCAGCGCCTCCTGGGCTGGCAGCCCCGGGTGCCGGTGCGCGAGGGGCTGGCCCGCACCATCGCGTACTTCCGGGAGGTGCTGGGTTCTCCGGCCCTGGGCTAA
- a CDS encoding carbohydrate ABC transporter permease gives MARLARPLFYLGLAAYAFLLVLPLLNLFVASFKSDGELFAPGFWPANPTLEPYREALQKYPLARYLLNSLVVALGTTLGVLLVSATLGYALARIPFAGQSALFGFVVALLLIPGEVTFLPLYLLVQQLGWLNTYTALIVPFIASPLGIFLLRQFIKSLPQDLFDAARIDGAGHLRMLWHVALPLSAPALGALAALTFLGSWNMYLWPLVTINRSEMMTAQIAIAQVQNVEVTSWNVVAAAAVLVLLPTLIAFLLAQRLFIRGIALGGLKG, from the coding sequence ATGGCTAGGCTGGCGCGGCCCTTGTTCTACCTGGGGCTGGCGGCGTACGCCTTCCTGCTGGTCCTGCCCCTGCTGAACCTGTTCGTGGCCAGCTTCAAGAGCGACGGCGAACTGTTTGCCCCAGGCTTCTGGCCGGCCAACCCCACCCTGGAGCCCTACCGGGAGGCCCTGCAGAAGTACCCCCTGGCCCGCTACCTGCTCAACAGCCTGGTGGTGGCGCTGGGCACCACCCTGGGCGTGCTGCTCGTCTCGGCCACCCTGGGCTATGCCCTGGCCCGCATCCCCTTCGCCGGGCAGAGTGCTTTGTTTGGCTTTGTGGTGGCCCTGCTGCTCATTCCCGGCGAGGTGACCTTTTTGCCGCTCTACCTGTTGGTGCAGCAACTCGGCTGGCTCAACACCTACACCGCCCTCATCGTGCCCTTCATTGCCTCGCCTTTGGGCATCTTTCTATTGCGCCAATTCATCAAGAGCCTGCCCCAGGACCTCTTCGATGCGGCCCGCATCGACGGGGCGGGGCATTTGCGCATGCTCTGGCACGTGGCGCTGCCGCTTTCGGCCCCGGCGCTCGGAGCCCTGGCCGCCCTGACCTTTTTGGGGTCCTGGAACATGTACCTCTGGCCTTTGGTCACCATCAACCGCAGCGAGATGATGACCGCCCAAATCGCCATCGCCCAGGTGCAGAACGTGGAGGTCACGAGCTGGAACGTGGTGGCGGCGGCTGCGGTTTTGGTGCTCCTTCCCACCCTAATAGCCTTCCTGCTCGCCCAGCGCCTCTTCATCCGGGGCATCGCCCTGGGCGGGCTGAAGGGATAA
- a CDS encoding carbohydrate ABC transporter permease, with protein sequence MLLFIVWPTLSAFWLSFHRENLLGTSREWVGLANYAEMLKDPAFWRSVGATFVFAAIVAPVQLVLGLVAALMVARPFPGVGFFRTLFFLTTAVPTAVAAVAWGWFLHPVGGTANRWLEALGLPRQPWLTSPELALPTLAVVTAWAGVGFTAILLTAGLQQIPEELYEAARIDGAGPWTQFWRITLPLLSPTLFLVALLVLLSSLTAFGQIHLLTRGGPMESTTVWIYRVYQDAFFNFRFYYASAQAVALFLVLLLLAALQFRFFGRRVHYG encoded by the coding sequence ATGCTTCTCTTCATCGTCTGGCCCACCCTGTCGGCCTTCTGGCTTTCCTTTCACCGAGAAAACCTCCTGGGCACCAGCCGGGAGTGGGTGGGCCTGGCCAACTACGCCGAGATGCTCAAAGACCCCGCCTTCTGGCGCTCGGTGGGGGCCACCTTCGTCTTTGCCGCCATCGTGGCCCCGGTGCAGCTGGTGCTGGGCCTGGTGGCGGCGCTGATGGTGGCCCGGCCTTTTCCGGGGGTGGGGTTTTTTCGCACCCTTTTCTTCCTGACCACCGCGGTGCCCACCGCGGTGGCCGCGGTGGCCTGGGGCTGGTTCCTGCACCCGGTGGGGGGAACGGCGAACCGCTGGCTTGAAGCCCTGGGCCTTCCCCGCCAGCCCTGGCTCACCAGCCCCGAGCTGGCCCTGCCCACCCTGGCCGTGGTGACCGCCTGGGCCGGGGTAGGCTTCACCGCCATCCTGCTCACGGCGGGGCTGCAGCAGATCCCCGAGGAGCTCTACGAGGCCGCCCGCATCGATGGGGCCGGGCCCTGGACCCAATTCTGGCGCATCACCCTGCCCCTGTTGTCGCCCACCTTGTTCTTGGTGGCCCTTCTGGTTCTGCTCTCGAGCCTCACCGCCTTCGGCCAGATTCACCTGCTCACCCGTGGGGGGCCCATGGAGAGCACCACGGTCTGGATCTACCGGGTCTACCAGGACGCCTTCTTCAACTTCCGCTTCTACTACGCCTCGGCCCAGGCGGTGGCCCTCTTCCTGGTGCTTCTGCTGCTGGCGGCCTTGCAGTTCCGCTTCTTCGGACGGAGGGTGCACTATGGCTAG